Proteins found in one Clostridia bacterium genomic segment:
- the rplD gene encoding 50S ribosomal protein L4 — MPNVALYNISGKQVGEIELNENIFGANVNIEAMHQVVKMYLANQRQGTQSTLTRAEVRGGGIKPWRQKGTGRARHGSIRSPQWRHGGIVFAPKPRSYRYSVPKKIKRIAMKSALSSKVNDNNVVVIEELNFDAPKTKQVVSLLQNLKVDSKTLIVVADNNENIVKSARNIEGVKTAFVNTLNVYDILKYDKFIITKDAVKKVEEVFA, encoded by the coding sequence ATGCCTAACGTAGCACTTTATAACATAAGTGGCAAACAGGTTGGAGAAATCGAATTAAATGAGAATATATTCGGTGCAAACGTAAACATTGAAGCAATGCACCAGGTAGTTAAAATGTACTTGGCAAACCAAAGACAAGGAACTCAGTCAACCCTCACAAGAGCTGAGGTAAGAGGCGGAGGAATCAAGCCTTGGAGGCAAAAAGGTACAGGAAGAGCAAGACACGGAAGCATCAGGTCACCACAATGGAGACACGGTGGTATCGTATTCGCTCCGAAGCCAAGATCATACAGGTACTCCGTACCTAAGAAGATAAAGAGAATTGCAATGAAGTCAGCACTTTCCTCAAAGGTTAATGACAACAATGTAGTTGTAATTGAAGAGCTGAACTTTGATGCTCCAAAGACAAAACAGGTTGTAAGCTTGCTTCAGAACCTGAAGGTTGATTCCAAGACTCTCATAGTTGTTGCTGACAATAACGAGAATATTGTTAAGTCCGCAAGGAACATTGAGGGAGTTAAGACAGCTTTCGTAAATACATTGAACGTATATGACATTTTAAAATATGACAAGTTCATTATAACTAAGGACGCTGTTAAAAAAGTCGAGGAGGTGTTTGCATAA